From Hoplias malabaricus isolate fHopMal1 chromosome 11, fHopMal1.hap1, whole genome shotgun sequence, a single genomic window includes:
- the lmo2 gene encoding rhombotin-2, protein MASTIERKTLEANEEPVDEVLQMPPSLLTCGGCQQSIGDRFFLKAIEQYWHEDCLSCDLCGCRLGEVGRRLYYKLGRKLCRRDYLRLFGQDGLCASCEKRIRAFEMTMRVRDKVYHLECFKCAACQKHFCVGDRYLLINSDIVCEQDIFEWTKLNGGLV, encoded by the exons ATGGCTTCTACAATCGAGAGGAAGACGCTGGAAGCTAATGA GGAACCTGTGGACGAGGTCCTCCAGATGCCGCCGTCACTGCTGACCTGTGGTGGTTGTCAGCAGAGCATCGGGGACCGGTTCTTCCTCAAGGCTATAGAGCAGTATTGGCACGAGGACTGTCTGAGCTGTGACCTCTGTGGCTGCAGGCTTGGGGAGGTTGGCCGGAGGCTCTACTACAAACTCGGCAGGAAGCTGTGTCGGAGAGACTACCTCAG ACTGTTTGGGCAGGATGGGCTCTGTGCTTCCTGTGAAAAGAGGATCAGGGCTTTTGAAATGACAATGCGAGTGAGAGACAAGGTCTACCACCTCGAATGCTTCAAATGCGCAGCATGCCAGAAGCACTTCTGCGTTGGAGACCGCTACCTGCTGATCAACTCGGACATTGTTTGCGAGCAGGACATTTTTGAGTGGACCAAACTCAACGGCGGTTTGGTGTAG